A single window of Aminobacterium mobile DSM 12262 DNA harbors:
- a CDS encoding lactate racemase domain-containing protein — MKSNISLALGRRKIKISLDRAVLSGVQSKNKPLPNSPENALSSPYESPSLREMLRYVKDITVVVPDATRSWEQVPLMAQAIRREIRSGGRFPVTWVIGGGQHRLPTREETEMLLEDIPLAGDVVSPHDSLKGIDTGEKTSRGTPVILHEAVAQADSLILLGGIVHHDLAGFSGGRKSLLPGVSDGISIQHNHSLCLEGETFASGVECGRLEGNPVAEDMAEYEELVLRTRKGFLLNVIPDSSGSPYCYIAGHPIRAWRYGTEIASLLQTLWIQESVPLVLVSCGGYPYDIDLYQATKSISAVLQALAPGGGILLCAGLEDGAGPGTFAQSLALAMEAPELAMSELSKNFTIPAFIASKVVFDLKGHPAALMTEKPGLPFPGETFLNSAEAISWLNKYIPKGPALCVEAGNCVVVKKNIKGDGL, encoded by the coding sequence ATGAAGTCCAACATATCCTTAGCTTTAGGTCGAAGGAAAATAAAAATTTCTTTAGATAGAGCAGTATTGAGCGGAGTACAAAGTAAAAACAAGCCCCTTCCTAACTCTCCTGAAAATGCATTGAGCTCTCCTTATGAAAGCCCTTCTTTGCGAGAGATGCTTCGTTATGTAAAAGACATAACGGTTGTTGTTCCCGACGCTACTCGATCGTGGGAACAAGTCCCCCTTATGGCCCAAGCTATACGACGAGAAATTAGATCTGGCGGACGTTTTCCCGTGACATGGGTTATAGGTGGAGGTCAGCATCGTTTGCCCACAAGGGAAGAGACGGAAATGCTTCTTGAAGATATTCCTCTTGCTGGCGATGTGGTTTCGCCCCATGATAGTTTAAAGGGTATCGATACAGGAGAAAAAACCAGTCGCGGTACGCCGGTTATTCTTCATGAGGCTGTGGCTCAAGCAGATAGTCTTATCCTTCTGGGGGGAATAGTACATCATGATCTCGCAGGTTTTAGTGGGGGACGAAAATCTCTCTTGCCAGGTGTATCTGACGGCATCTCTATTCAACATAACCATAGCCTGTGTCTGGAAGGGGAGACTTTTGCTTCGGGTGTAGAATGTGGGCGATTGGAAGGTAACCCTGTGGCAGAAGATATGGCTGAATATGAAGAACTTGTTCTTCGGACGCGGAAAGGTTTTCTGCTCAATGTTATTCCAGATAGTTCTGGTTCCCCTTATTGTTACATAGCAGGACATCCAATTCGTGCCTGGCGCTACGGAACGGAGATAGCCTCATTGCTTCAAACGTTGTGGATTCAGGAATCAGTTCCATTAGTACTCGTTTCCTGTGGAGGATATCCTTACGATATTGATCTTTATCAGGCGACAAAATCTATTTCTGCTGTATTGCAAGCCCTTGCCCCGGGAGGTGGAATTCTTCTTTGTGCAGGTTTGGAAGATGGGGCTGGTCCTGGTACTTTCGCTCAGTCTCTTGCCCTTGCTATGGAAGCTCCGGAATTGGCCATGTCCGAACTGTCAAAAAATTTTACTATACCGGCTTTTATCGCGTCAAAGGTTGTTTTTGATCTGAAAGGCCATCCAGCAGCTCTCATGACTGAAAAGCCGGGACTTCCCTTCCCTGGGGAAACTTTCTTGAATTCAGCCGAGGCCATATCATGGCTTAATAAATATATTCCTAAAGGCCCAGCTTTATGTGTTGAGGCAGGTAATTGTGTAGTTGTAAAAAAGAATATAAAGGGGGACGGACTATAG
- a CDS encoding transporter substrate-binding domain-containing protein encodes MKQISVFLAVTLLFLCFPFLASAAVLGSNTIIVGTESTYPPYEFRDEKNNLQGFDIELMETIARKLGKKLEWADMPFDSLIPSLLAKKIHIVAAGMSATPERAKRVAFSTPYEISMSAFIVQAKNNSMKELNDMKGKTIAVQLGTVQESFSRSIEGAAVKTFQKFDDCVREVILGRADASLMDIPVAKKFLEQRDFEGEIAVAFKQEITGAGKAMAIHLEEKDFLNAVNKALQEIIDSGELQDLQNKWFNN; translated from the coding sequence ATGAAACAAATTTCCGTATTTCTCGCTGTAACTCTTCTGTTTTTGTGTTTTCCTTTTCTTGCCTCTGCTGCAGTATTGGGTAGCAATACAATTATAGTAGGGACCGAGAGTACTTATCCCCCTTACGAGTTTCGCGACGAAAAAAATAACCTGCAAGGTTTCGATATTGAACTTATGGAGACTATCGCCAGAAAGCTCGGGAAAAAGCTTGAATGGGCAGACATGCCTTTTGACAGCCTTATCCCCTCTCTTTTGGCAAAGAAAATTCATATTGTTGCCGCAGGGATGAGCGCTACACCTGAACGGGCTAAGCGAGTCGCTTTCTCTACTCCTTATGAAATCTCCATGAGTGCCTTTATTGTACAGGCTAAGAACAATTCGATGAAAGAACTCAACGACATGAAGGGGAAAACTATTGCGGTACAGCTGGGGACAGTTCAGGAATCTTTCTCCCGATCTATAGAAGGAGCGGCGGTAAAGACCTTTCAGAAGTTTGACGACTGCGTGCGAGAAGTAATACTCGGCAGGGCAGACGCTTCTCTCATGGACATTCCTGTTGCGAAAAAATTTTTGGAGCAAAGGGATTTTGAAGGAGAAATAGCCGTCGCATTCAAGCAAGAAATTACTGGCGCAGGCAAGGCTATGGCTATTCATTTAGAAGAAAAAGATTTTCTCAATGCTGTTAACAAGGCACTACAGGAAATAATAGATTCTGGAGAACTTCAAGACCTACAAAATAAATGGTTTAATAACTAA
- a CDS encoding PLP-dependent aminotransferase family protein, translating into MYWESLFNHRALRLQPSIIQEMMAFASRPGVISFAAGQPSEDLYPTEAIAEGLKFSLSEPFVLAYPNTAGDTSLREWISVWMAKEGLSSGEKGGKNILLTTGSQQGLNILSQLFLQEGDGVIVENPSYPEAMLTFAKEGARFFPVSLDEEGPIPEELETLLSQEKIRFFYTIPTFQNPSGRSTSAARKKIILEVLKRHNVFVVEDDPYRQLWFDEEPACTYLSMAEKENHVVYLGSFSKIIAPGLRCGWMVLPPEVMEKAVYLRLTLELGVSALLQKTVLYVVSQEKFLHHMRRIRAVYAQRRHAMASAVEEYLNPLGFKSVVPKGGFFFWGELPGVNGVDLSYLAAAKHKVAVIPGEIFFSKPEEGRFWMRLSFAKVGEEKIIDGVKRLSCAIQEFI; encoded by the coding sequence ATGTATTGGGAGTCTCTTTTTAACCACCGAGCATTGCGACTACAACCATCTATCATCCAGGAAATGATGGCGTTTGCTTCTCGTCCAGGTGTCATTTCTTTTGCGGCAGGACAACCTTCTGAAGATTTGTACCCGACAGAGGCCATTGCTGAAGGGCTGAAGTTTTCATTATCGGAACCTTTTGTTCTAGCCTATCCGAATACAGCAGGGGATACTTCTTTGCGAGAGTGGATTTCAGTATGGATGGCGAAAGAGGGTCTGTCCTCAGGGGAAAAAGGGGGGAAAAACATTCTCCTTACAACTGGTTCACAGCAGGGGCTTAATATCCTTTCCCAACTTTTTTTGCAAGAAGGGGATGGAGTTATAGTCGAAAATCCGTCATATCCTGAGGCAATGTTGACATTTGCCAAGGAAGGTGCCAGATTTTTCCCGGTCTCTCTCGATGAAGAAGGACCGATCCCAGAAGAATTAGAGACTCTCTTATCTCAAGAAAAAATTCGTTTCTTCTACACGATTCCTACTTTCCAAAATCCATCAGGGCGCAGCACCTCTGCAGCGAGGAAAAAAATAATTCTTGAGGTGTTGAAGAGACATAATGTTTTTGTTGTAGAGGATGACCCCTATCGTCAATTATGGTTTGATGAGGAACCTGCGTGTACATATTTAAGTATGGCTGAAAAAGAGAATCATGTTGTGTATTTAGGTAGCTTTTCAAAAATTATTGCTCCTGGTCTTCGATGTGGCTGGATGGTGCTTCCCCCTGAAGTTATGGAAAAAGCTGTGTATTTACGATTGACCTTAGAACTAGGAGTGTCCGCTCTTTTGCAGAAAACCGTATTATATGTTGTGTCGCAAGAAAAATTTTTACATCATATGCGCAGAATCAGAGCTGTATATGCTCAGCGCCGTCATGCTATGGCTTCAGCGGTGGAAGAATATTTGAATCCTCTAGGCTTTAAAAGTGTTGTTCCCAAGGGTGGTTTTTTCTTTTGGGGTGAGCTCCCTGGGGTGAATGGCGTGGATCTTTCATATTTGGCAGCGGCTAAACATAAAGTGGCTGTTATTCCTGGGGAAATATTTTTCTCCAAACCTGAAGAGGGACGTTTCTGGATGCGTCTCTCTTTTGCCAAGGTGGGAGAGGAGAAAATTATAGATGGAGTGAAACGTTTGTCTTGTGCAATTCAGGAATTTATATGA
- the lysA gene encoding diaminopimelate decarboxylase produces the protein MFAEEKHFVFDGCDTVELADTFGTPLYVVSETAIRERCCEIKRDFLDKYPGTRAVYASKAFLTLTMARIIASEGLGLDVVSGGEIYTAYKAGFPMEKTIFHGNNKTQEELVLAMQTGVGRIVVDSESELELVEKTARTIDVRPALLFRIAPGVDAETHQYIATGHSTSKFGFSLNDSSLEQLVRRVMDSDHMVLKGFHFHVGSQLQSNRSHLLAVDVLVHWMGALSRNIGFVTEELNIGGGFGVPQQPDEGRKPLAYFTDSIMTRIREESEKEGISLPSVLIEPGRWVVSEAGITLYRVGSIKEIPGAMTYVGIDGGMTDNPRPELYGAQYWGVLANKMGEPAVKQVTVVGKCCESGDVLMRDVMVPDSIRRGDVLAVFNTGAYTFSMASNYNRLPRPAVVLVHEGEAHAIVKRQSYDDLLRGEEIPEHLRS, from the coding sequence ATGTTTGCTGAGGAGAAACATTTTGTTTTTGATGGGTGCGATACGGTGGAGCTTGCAGACACTTTCGGAACGCCGCTTTATGTCGTATCAGAAACGGCGATTCGAGAGCGATGCTGTGAAATTAAAAGAGATTTTCTCGATAAATATCCTGGGACGAGGGCCGTTTACGCGAGCAAGGCCTTTTTAACTCTTACGATGGCCAGAATTATTGCCAGTGAAGGGTTAGGTCTTGATGTGGTTTCCGGCGGAGAAATATATACAGCTTATAAAGCAGGGTTCCCTATGGAGAAAACAATATTTCATGGGAACAACAAAACTCAGGAAGAGCTTGTACTAGCCATGCAGACAGGGGTAGGTAGAATAGTTGTGGATAGTGAATCAGAACTTGAGCTTGTTGAAAAAACTGCAAGAACCATAGACGTACGACCAGCTCTTCTTTTTAGAATAGCTCCAGGCGTAGATGCTGAAACCCATCAATATATAGCTACAGGGCATTCTACGTCTAAATTTGGCTTCTCTTTAAATGACTCCTCTTTGGAACAACTTGTTCGGCGTGTAATGGATTCAGACCATATGGTTCTGAAAGGGTTCCATTTTCATGTGGGGTCACAACTTCAAAGCAATCGGTCACACCTCTTGGCGGTAGATGTCTTGGTCCATTGGATGGGGGCCCTTTCTCGAAATATAGGGTTTGTTACAGAGGAGTTGAACATAGGGGGAGGTTTTGGCGTTCCACAGCAACCTGATGAGGGAAGAAAGCCCCTTGCCTATTTTACAGATTCCATAATGACCAGAATTCGAGAGGAATCAGAAAAAGAGGGTATTTCTCTCCCCTCCGTGCTTATTGAGCCCGGGCGATGGGTTGTATCGGAAGCTGGAATTACTCTTTATCGCGTAGGGAGCATAAAAGAGATCCCGGGAGCTATGACATACGTAGGAATTGACGGTGGTATGACGGATAATCCAAGACCAGAACTGTATGGAGCTCAGTATTGGGGAGTTTTGGCAAATAAAATGGGAGAACCGGCAGTAAAGCAGGTAACCGTAGTGGGTAAATGCTGTGAGTCCGGCGATGTGCTGATGCGAGACGTTATGGTACCTGACTCTATCAGGAGAGGAGATGTTCTGGCAGTCTTTAATACAGGTGCTTATACCTTCTCTATGGCGAGTAACTATAATCGTTTGCCTCGTCCAGCAGTGGTCCTTGTTCATGAAGGAGAAGCTCATGCTATTGTAAAGCGTCAAAGCTACGACGATCTTCTTCGAGGGGAAGAAATTCCTGAACACTTGCGCTCTTAG